In one Chionomys nivalis chromosome 13, mChiNiv1.1, whole genome shotgun sequence genomic region, the following are encoded:
- the Tubb2a gene encoding tubulin beta-2A chain translates to MREIVHIQAGQCGNQIGAKFWEVISDEHGIDPTGSYHGDSDLQLERINVYYNEAAGNKYVPRAILVDLEPGTMDSVRSGPFGQIFRPDNFVFGQSGAGNNWAKGHYTEGAELVDSVLDVVRKESESCDCLQGFQLTHSLGGGTGSGMGTLLISKIREEYPDRIMNTFSVMPSPKVSDTVVEPYNATLSVHQLVENTDETYSIDNEALYDICFRTLKLTTPTYGDLNHLVSATMSGVTTCLRFPGQLNADLRKLAVNMVPFPRLHFFMPGFAPLTSRGSQQYRALTVPELTQQMFDSKNMMAACDPRHGRYLTVAAIFRGRMSMKEVDEQMLNVQNKNSSYFVEWIPNNVKTAVCDIPPRGLKMSATFIGNSTAIQELFKRISEQFTAMFRRKAFLHWYTGEGMDEMEFTEAESNMNDLVSEYQQYQDATADEQGEFEEEEGEDEA, encoded by the exons ATGCGTGAGATCGTGCACATCCAGGCAGGCCAGTGCGGCAACCAGATCGGCGCTAAG TTTTGGGAGGTGATAAGCGATGAGCACGGCATCGACCCCACCGGCAGTTACCATGGTGACAGTGACTTGCAGCTGGAGAGAATCAATGTGTACTACAATGAAGCTGCTG GCAACAAATATGTACCCCGGGCCATCCTGGTGGACCTGGAGCCGGGCACCATGGACTCAGTGAGGTCAGGACCCTTCGGCCAGATCTTCAGACCAGACAACTTTGTGTTCG GCCAGAGTGGTGCAGGAAATAACTGGGCAAAGGGCCACTACACAGAGGGTGCTGAGCTGGTGGACTCTGTCCTGGATGTAGTAAGGAAGGAGTCTGAAAGCTGTGACTGTCTCCAGGGCTTCCAGCTGACCCACTCACTGGGGGGAGGCACAGGCTCAGGCATGGGGACCCTGCTCATCAGCAAGATCCGAGAGGAGTACCCAGACCGCATCATGAACACCTTCAGCGTCATGCCCTCACCCAAGGTCTCTGACACCGTGGTGGAGCCCTACAATGCCACCCTCTCCGTGCACCAGCTGGTAGAGAACACAGATGAAACCTATTCCATCGACAACGAGGCCCTGTATGACATCTGCTTCCGCACCCTCAAGCTGACCACACCCACATATGGCGACCTCAACCACCTGGTGTCAGCCACCATGAGCGGGGTGACCACCTGCCTGCGCTTCCCAGGCCAGCTGAATGCAGATCTGCGCAAGCTGGCTGTGAACATGGTGCCCTTCCCACGCCTGCACTTCTTCATGCCAGGCTTCGCACCCCTGACCAGCAGGGGCAGCCAGCAGTACCGGGCCCTGACAGTGCCTGAGCTCACTCAGCAGATGTTCGACTCCAAGAATATGATGGCTGCCTGTGACCCGCGCCATGGCCGCTACCTGACCGTGGCTGCCATCTTCCGTGGCCGCATGTCCATGAAGGAGGTGGACGAGCAGATGCTCAATGTGCAGAACAAGAACAGCAGCTACTTCGTGGAGTGGATCCCCAACAACGTCAAGACGGCCGTGTGTGACATCCCTCCCCGGGGCCTCAAGATGTCTGCCACCTTCATTGGCAACAGCACCGCCATCCAGGAGCTGTTCAAGCGCATCTCGGAGCAGTTCACTGCCATGTTCCGGCGTAAGGCTTTCCTGCACTGGTACACGGGCGAAGGCATGGACGAGATGGAGTTCACCGAGGCAGAGAGCAACATGAACGACCTGGTGTCTGAATACCAGCAGTATCAGGATGCCACTGCAGATGAGCAGGGCGAGTTCGAGGAGGAGGAGGGCGAGGATGAGGCTTAA